A genomic window from Desulfuromonadales bacterium includes:
- a CDS encoding MlaD family protein yields MNGKANKVVIGAFVLGALVLLVVGVLIFGSGKLFADTWKFVVYFEGSVKGLSVGSPVMFRGVKIGTVTDIQIAFDPQQMVVIIPIIIDVEKDTFQGEGMDRKYLQELIAKGLRAQLQMQSIVTGQLAVYLDFFPGSPVVLRGKESARPEIPSILSKTEELQKTLAELPLEELVEKMHSAMEGVDRLANSPELHAAVSSLGTTAREVQEVVRTLDGEIRALGQEGRRTTAAATKALNQMEKFLTMEEGATGEMARNINETLVEARATFDKTQEALEAVRQTASDERSTYQLQRALQETAAAARAVNTLVDYLERHPEALLRGKGALKGE; encoded by the coding sequence ATGAACGGCAAAGCGAACAAGGTGGTCATCGGAGCCTTTGTCCTGGGAGCGCTCGTCCTGCTGGTGGTCGGGGTGCTGATCTTCGGTTCGGGCAAGCTCTTCGCCGACACCTGGAAATTCGTGGTCTACTTCGAAGGCTCGGTCAAGGGGCTCAGCGTCGGCTCGCCGGTCATGTTCCGGGGGGTGAAGATCGGTACGGTCACCGACATCCAGATCGCCTTCGACCCACAGCAGATGGTGGTAATCATCCCGATCATCATCGACGTCGAGAAGGATACGTTCCAGGGGGAGGGAATGGACCGGAAATATCTCCAGGAACTGATCGCGAAGGGGCTGCGGGCGCAATTGCAGATGCAGAGCATCGTCACCGGCCAGCTTGCCGTCTATCTCGACTTCTTTCCCGGTTCCCCCGTGGTGCTGCGGGGCAAGGAGTCGGCGCGCCCGGAAATTCCCTCTATCCTCTCCAAGACCGAAGAGCTGCAGAAGACCCTTGCCGAACTCCCCCTGGAGGAGCTGGTCGAAAAGATGCACTCGGCCATGGAGGGGGTCGACCGCCTGGCCAACTCCCCCGAACTGCATGCGGCCGTCAGCTCCCTGGGCACCACGGCAAGGGAGGTGCAGGAGGTGGTCCGCACGCTGGATGGGGAAATCAGGGCTCTGGGGCAGGAAGGCCGCAGGACGACGGCAGCCGCCACCAAAGCCCTCAACCAGATGGAGAAATTCCTGACGATGGAGGAAGGGGCCACGGGCGAGATGGCCAGAAATATCAACGAGACCCTGGTCGAGGCCCGCGCCACTTTCGACAAAACCCAGGAGGCCCTCGAGGCGGTGCGGCAGACGGCATCGGACGAGCGGTCGACCTACCAGCTTCAGCGGGCGTTGCAGGAGACGGCGGCGGCGGCCCGCGCGGTCAATACCCTGGTCGATTACCTCGAGCGGCATCCCGAGGCCCTGCTGCGGGGCAAGGGTGCCCTGAAAGGAGAGTAG
- a CDS encoding sigma-54 dependent transcriptional regulator gives MAMRSILIVKADKHVRERLAALLRQEIECVVLEAENPASAQVMLKKEPVCLLITDLFLPEKKGLDLQRATRQLNPETATIVCVPEGAWEAGVEAMRNGAFSTIKEPYDLTEVVISAARGLQFYDLLVHRAQQGRKFRKSEGCHGILGVSAPMRRLFDIIEKVAEDDRSTVLIQGETGTGKELVARAIHGRGPRQGKNLVPVNCAAIPDELLESELFGYVKGAFTGATASKIGRVQYADGGTLFLDEIGDMKPSLQAKLLRVLQEKEFEPLGGVKPVPVDVRVIAATHRDLEKAVADGTFREDLYYRLSVMPLHIPPLRERKEDIHLLIDKFVQAFNRNRQNAFLGFEPQALEGLINYSWPGNVRELENLVQRMAILHGGAMATLQDLPEKYVAHMDRPVPATPANEENSVPPEVYLLQQGGRIDFNALVEEFEARLILQALEVTGGNKKEAALLLSLNRTTLLEKIKKKQLEITL, from the coding sequence ATGGCGATGCGCTCTATCCTGATAGTCAAGGCCGATAAGCATGTGCGGGAGCGCCTGGCCGCTCTCCTGCGCCAGGAAATCGAGTGCGTGGTGCTGGAGGCGGAAAACCCTGCCAGCGCCCAGGTGATGCTGAAGAAGGAACCGGTCTGTCTGTTGATAACCGACCTCTTTCTGCCGGAAAAAAAAGGGCTTGACCTGCAGCGGGCAACCCGTCAACTCAATCCGGAGACGGCTACTATCGTCTGTGTTCCCGAGGGGGCATGGGAAGCCGGCGTCGAGGCCATGCGGAACGGCGCGTTTTCGACCATCAAAGAGCCCTACGACCTGACTGAGGTGGTCATTTCTGCTGCTCGGGGCTTGCAGTTTTATGATCTGCTCGTTCACCGGGCGCAGCAGGGTCGGAAATTCCGCAAGTCGGAAGGCTGCCACGGCATCCTCGGTGTTTCGGCACCGATGCGGAGGCTGTTCGACATCATCGAAAAAGTGGCCGAAGACGATCGCAGTACTGTGTTGATCCAGGGGGAAACCGGCACCGGCAAAGAACTGGTTGCCCGAGCCATTCATGGTCGCGGACCGCGACAGGGAAAGAACCTGGTCCCCGTCAATTGCGCCGCCATCCCCGACGAACTTCTGGAGAGCGAGCTCTTCGGCTATGTCAAGGGGGCGTTTACCGGCGCCACCGCCTCCAAAATCGGGCGGGTACAGTATGCCGATGGCGGAACACTTTTCCTCGACGAGATCGGCGACATGAAGCCTTCCCTGCAGGCGAAGCTGCTGCGCGTGCTGCAGGAAAAGGAGTTCGAACCGCTCGGCGGCGTCAAGCCGGTACCGGTCGACGTGCGGGTCATCGCCGCCACCCACCGCGATCTGGAGAAGGCGGTGGCCGATGGGACCTTCCGGGAGGATCTTTATTACCGCCTCAGTGTCATGCCTTTGCATATCCCACCACTGCGGGAACGCAAGGAAGATATCCACCTGCTGATCGACAAGTTCGTTCAGGCCTTCAACCGAAACCGGCAGAACGCATTTCTGGGGTTTGAACCGCAAGCCCTGGAGGGATTGATAAACTATTCGTGGCCGGGGAACGTGCGGGAACTGGAAAATCTGGTGCAGCGCATGGCCATTCTGCATGGTGGCGCCATGGCCACTCTGCAGGACCTGCCTGAGAAGTACGTCGCCCATATGGACCGTCCGGTGCCGGCAACGCCTGCTAACGAAGAAAACTCCGTGCCCCCCGAGGTGTACCTCCTTCAGCAGGGGGGCAGAATAGATTTCAATGCCCTGGTGGAAGAGTTCGAGGCACGCCTTATTCTTCAGGCGCTGGAAGTGACTGGCGGCAACAAGAAGGAGGCGGCCCTGCTGCTAAGCCTCAATCGCACCACCTTGCTGGAGAAGATCAAGAAGAAGCAGCTCGAAATCACCCTGTAG
- a CDS encoding ATP-binding cassette domain-containing protein — protein MTVEIDKGSPCIAVRDLTMAYGPEVIQRDLSFTVDRGDIFIIMGGSGCGKSTLLRHLVGLMPPAQGQVLYGGEDFWAAAPERQREILRRFGVLYQGGALWSSMTLAENVALPLEEYTLLPREEIRERVSLKLALVGLAGFEDYYPSELSGGMKKRAGLARAMALDPDILFFDEPSAGLDPISAHLLDDLILELRASLGATVVVVTHELASIFAIGTNSVFLDPETRTMIAAGDPKKLLAETDDPKVRNFLTRGAAAGRPIPPAPGGSL, from the coding sequence ATGACCGTTGAAATCGACAAGGGATCTCCCTGCATCGCGGTGCGGGACCTGACCATGGCCTATGGCCCCGAGGTCATCCAGCGGGACCTCAGCTTCACCGTCGACCGCGGGGACATCTTCATCATCATGGGGGGAAGCGGCTGCGGCAAGAGCACCCTGCTGCGGCACCTCGTCGGCCTGATGCCGCCGGCACAGGGGCAGGTGCTCTACGGGGGAGAGGATTTCTGGGCGGCGGCGCCGGAGCGGCAACGGGAGATCCTGCGCCGCTTCGGCGTCCTCTACCAGGGCGGCGCCCTCTGGAGCTCGATGACCCTGGCCGAGAACGTGGCTCTGCCGCTGGAGGAATACACCTTGTTGCCGCGGGAGGAGATCCGCGAGCGGGTCTCCCTCAAGCTCGCGCTGGTGGGGCTGGCGGGGTTCGAAGACTACTATCCCAGCGAACTGAGCGGCGGCATGAAGAAGCGGGCCGGACTGGCGCGGGCGATGGCCCTCGATCCCGACATCCTCTTCTTCGACGAGCCCTCTGCCGGCCTCGACCCGATCAGCGCGCACCTGCTCGACGACCTCATTCTCGAGCTGCGGGCGAGCCTGGGAGCGACGGTCGTGGTGGTTACCCACGAACTGGCGAGCATCTTCGCCATCGGCACCAACTCGGTCTTTCTCGACCCGGAGACCAGGACGATGATCGCCGCGGGCGACCCGAAAAAACTCCTCGCGGAGACCGACGACCCGAAGGTGAGGAATTTCCTGACGCGCGGGGCAGCCGCCGGCCGGCCGATCCCGCCGGCTCCGGGCGGTTCGCTGTAG
- a CDS encoding ABC transporter permease, which translates to MRQGKAASRREMPERGGAEDGSVFSRPVAGELRLQLAGAWTGCRRPVTADQLRQELAAAPAVRRLTFDARQLGAWDSGLLTFVLMVGKVCAERQVAVDETELPEGVRRLIALATAVPEHVGAHQKPAPVPFLEHLGDLAVGAWQQNLAMAAFIGEAAVAFGRLLTGRARFRRADLFTIMRDCGSHALPIVSLISVLVGLILAFVGAVQLSMFGAEIYVASLVGIAVVRVMGAIMTGIIMAGRTGAAFAAELGTMQVNEEIDALATMGFSPFEFLVLPRLLALSLMMPLLCLYADLMGILGGLFVGVFMLDLNVMEYVNMTQATVRLKDFWVGLFHSAVFGVLVALCGCLRGMQCGRSASAVGAATTSAVVSGIVSIVVATGVITLMCNVLGI; encoded by the coding sequence ATGAGACAAGGAAAAGCGGCGAGTCGCCGGGAGATGCCGGAAAGGGGAGGGGCCGAAGACGGTTCGGTCTTCAGCCGCCCTGTCGCGGGTGAACTGCGCCTGCAGCTGGCGGGTGCCTGGACCGGCTGCCGCCGGCCGGTGACGGCCGACCAACTGCGGCAGGAGCTGGCGGCGGCGCCCGCCGTCCGCCGTCTCACCTTCGATGCCCGGCAGCTCGGCGCCTGGGACAGCGGCCTGCTCACCTTCGTGCTGATGGTCGGAAAGGTCTGCGCCGAGCGGCAGGTTGCAGTCGACGAGACGGAACTCCCGGAGGGGGTGCGGCGGCTGATTGCCCTCGCCACGGCGGTTCCCGAGCACGTCGGGGCGCACCAGAAGCCGGCGCCCGTCCCCTTTCTCGAGCACCTGGGAGACCTCGCCGTCGGTGCCTGGCAGCAGAACCTGGCGATGGCCGCCTTTATCGGTGAGGCGGCCGTCGCCTTCGGCCGGCTGCTGACCGGGCGGGCGCGGTTCCGCCGGGCCGACCTCTTCACCATCATGCGCGACTGTGGTTCGCATGCCCTGCCCATCGTTTCGCTGATCAGCGTCCTGGTCGGCCTGATCCTGGCCTTCGTCGGGGCGGTCCAGCTGAGCATGTTCGGTGCCGAGATCTACGTCGCCAGCCTGGTCGGCATCGCCGTCGTCCGGGTCATGGGGGCGATCATGACCGGAATCATCATGGCCGGCCGCACCGGCGCCGCCTTTGCCGCCGAGCTCGGCACCATGCAGGTGAACGAGGAGATCGACGCCCTGGCGACCATGGGCTTCTCCCCCTTCGAGTTCCTGGTCCTTCCCCGCCTGCTCGCCCTCAGCCTGATGATGCCGCTGCTCTGCCTCTACGCCGATCTCATGGGAATCCTCGGCGGCCTCTTTGTCGGGGTCTTCATGCTCGACCTCAACGTCATGGAATACGTCAACATGACGCAGGCCACGGTGCGGTTGAAGGACTTCTGGGTCGGCCTGTTTCACAGTGCCGTCTTCGGGGTGCTGGTGGCACTGTGCGGCTGCCTGCGCGGCATGCAGTGCGGCCGCAGCGCTTCGGCCGTGGGCGCCGCCACGACTTCGGCCGTCGTCTCCGGCATCGTCAGCATCGTTGTCGCGACCGGTGTCATCACCCTGATGTGCAACGTGCTGGGGATATGA
- a CDS encoding YifB family Mg chelatase-like AAA ATPase, translated as MLAKVLSGALIGIDAYPVEVEVDIAQGLPQFSTVGLPEGAVKESKDRVKSAIKNSGYEFPARRITINLAPADIRKDGAAFDLPMAVGLLTATGALKPARPGRYVLMGELSLDGRVKPVKGALPVAVAARNWGVAGLILPEENAAEGAIVDALPVYGVRDLGEAVAFLSGEKELDPCRVNALELFSRAAVHCEDFAEVRGQEHVKRALEVAAAGGHNLLMVGPPGSGKTMLARRLPSILPALSFPESLETTKIHSIVGLLPRQNALVAVRPFRSPHHTVSDAGLIGGGTLPRPGEVSLAHNGVLFLDELPEFKKNVLEMLRQPLEDGQVTISRAVQSLTYPASFMLVAAMNPCPCGFLGDSQHACSCTPPLLQRYRTRLSGPLLDRIDLHVEVPRVPHRDLADPRDGEPSERIRARVEAARAIQSERLAPFGLHANARMASRHIRKFCPLDAAGQKLLEVVTDRLGLSARTYTRILKVARTIADLAGSEAIQQAHLAEAIQYRSLDRRVQ; from the coding sequence ATGCTGGCCAAGGTACTGTCCGGAGCGTTGATCGGAATCGACGCCTACCCGGTGGAAGTGGAAGTCGATATCGCCCAGGGGCTGCCGCAGTTCTCGACAGTGGGCCTGCCGGAGGGGGCGGTCAAGGAGAGCAAGGACCGGGTCAAGTCGGCGATCAAGAACTCGGGCTACGAGTTTCCGGCCCGCCGGATCACCATCAATCTCGCCCCGGCCGACATCCGCAAGGATGGCGCCGCCTTCGACCTGCCGATGGCGGTGGGGCTGCTCACCGCCACCGGGGCGCTCAAGCCGGCCCGCCCCGGGCGCTACGTGCTGATGGGAGAACTCTCCCTAGACGGCCGGGTCAAGCCGGTCAAGGGTGCCCTGCCGGTGGCGGTCGCCGCCCGAAACTGGGGCGTCGCCGGCCTCATCCTCCCCGAGGAGAACGCCGCCGAAGGGGCGATCGTCGATGCGCTGCCGGTCTACGGCGTACGCGACCTGGGGGAGGCAGTCGCCTTCCTCAGCGGCGAAAAGGAGCTCGACCCCTGCCGGGTCAACGCCCTCGAGCTCTTCTCCCGGGCCGCCGTCCACTGCGAGGATTTCGCCGAGGTCCGCGGCCAGGAGCACGTCAAGCGGGCCCTCGAGGTGGCCGCGGCCGGCGGGCACAATCTCCTGATGGTCGGCCCGCCCGGCAGCGGCAAGACGATGCTCGCCCGAAGGCTCCCCAGCATCCTCCCCGCCCTCTCCTTCCCCGAATCACTGGAGACGACCAAGATCCACTCCATTGTCGGCCTGCTGCCGCGCCAGAACGCCCTGGTTGCGGTGCGCCCTTTCCGCAGCCCGCACCACACCGTCTCCGACGCCGGCCTGATCGGCGGCGGCACCCTCCCCCGTCCCGGCGAGGTGTCGCTCGCGCACAACGGCGTCCTCTTCCTCGACGAGCTTCCCGAGTTCAAGAAAAACGTCCTGGAAATGCTGCGCCAGCCCCTGGAGGACGGTCAGGTCACCATCAGCCGCGCCGTCCAAAGCCTCACCTACCCCGCCTCCTTCATGCTGGTGGCGGCGATGAACCCCTGCCCCTGCGGTTTTCTCGGCGACAGCCAGCACGCCTGCTCCTGCACTCCGCCGCTGCTTCAGCGCTACCGCACCCGCCTCTCCGGCCCCCTGCTCGACCGCATCGACCTGCACGTCGAGGTTCCGCGCGTCCCCCATAGGGACCTGGCCGACCCGCGCGACGGCGAGCCGAGCGAAAGAATCCGCGCGCGGGTCGAGGCCGCCCGGGCCATCCAGTCCGAGCGCCTCGCCCCCTTCGGCCTGCACGCCAACGCCCGCATGGCCTCCCGCCATATCCGCAAGTTCTGCCCGCTCGACGCCGCGGGGCAAAAGCTGCTGGAGGTGGTCACCGACCGTCTGGGACTTTCCGCCCGCACCTACACCCGCATCCTCAAGGTCGCCCGGACCATCGCCGATCTGGCCGGCAGCGAGGCGATCCAGCAGGCGCACCTGGCCGAGGCGATCCAGTACCGCAGCCTTGATCGGCGGGTGCAGTAA
- a CDS encoding PqiC family protein, producing the protein MLRCSYPQFTALCAVLLLGLAACGSSPAVRYHSLPSVPAGESSAAKEVAERRGIIAVGPVEIADYLDRPQIVRRDGATSIALLEVDRWAGSLQRDLARALVDNLAALLGQEGYLVLPWEATARADGRVQVSVLRFEGTDQQTVVLDVFWTLHGKQKGELLSVGKEAIVEPVRGGGAGGTVEAMGRALAELSRRIAAETETRLGQAG; encoded by the coding sequence ATGCTGCGCTGTTCATATCCCCAGTTCACGGCCCTCTGCGCCGTGTTGCTGCTCGGCCTTGCCGCCTGCGGCAGCAGCCCGGCGGTCCGCTATCACTCCCTGCCCTCGGTGCCGGCGGGAGAAAGTTCCGCGGCGAAGGAGGTGGCAGAGCGGCGGGGGATCATCGCCGTCGGCCCGGTCGAGATCGCCGACTACCTCGACCGGCCCCAGATCGTCCGGCGCGACGGAGCGACGAGCATAGCCCTGCTGGAGGTCGACCGCTGGGCCGGCTCGCTGCAGAGGGACCTCGCCCGGGCTCTCGTCGACAACCTCGCCGCCCTGCTCGGCCAGGAAGGGTACCTGGTGCTCCCGTGGGAAGCGACGGCCCGCGCCGATGGCCGGGTCCAGGTTTCGGTCCTGCGGTTCGAGGGGACCGACCAGCAGACGGTGGTGCTCGACGTCTTCTGGACGCTGCACGGCAAGCAGAAGGGGGAACTCCTGTCGGTGGGTAAGGAAGCCATCGTCGAGCCGGTTCGCGGCGGGGGAGCGGGCGGGACGGTCGAGGCGATGGGCCGGGCGCTGGCAGAGCTGAGCCGGCGCATCGCTGCCGAAACGGAGACAAGACTGGGGCAGGCCGGTTGA
- a CDS encoding MinD/ParA family protein produces MNVPIEHQDQAQTLRSRRGRPADGSQERQEKKRFTRVFSVTSGKGGVGKTAIVSNLAMVLAKKGKKVLVIDADLGLANIDVIFGLAPRYNLNNFFNGEQSLRGIIADGPRGIKILPAGSGIQRFTHLDAGMKMHFLEELGTLHGEFDVVLIDTESGISENVTYFNAAAQDILVVTTPDPTAITDAYTLMKLLSTRYDQKQFYLVVNFAGSSEEGLEVFQKLTMVSHRYLDISIDFLGCITADKRMPEALRRQKTVVELYPGGRSSLAIESLANSLDSAPLRQQPKGTLQFFWKQFLGADGDLQTSGK; encoded by the coding sequence ATGAATGTGCCAATTGAACATCAAGACCAGGCCCAAACCCTCCGCTCCCGTCGCGGTCGTCCCGCTGATGGCTCGCAGGAGAGGCAAGAGAAAAAGCGGTTCACCCGGGTGTTTTCCGTGACCAGCGGCAAGGGGGGGGTGGGGAAAACGGCTATCGTTTCCAACTTGGCCATGGTTCTGGCGAAAAAGGGCAAGAAGGTGCTGGTCATCGATGCCGACCTGGGTCTGGCGAACATCGATGTCATCTTCGGGCTCGCCCCCCGCTATAACCTCAACAATTTCTTCAACGGCGAGCAGAGCCTGCGGGGGATCATCGCCGACGGCCCGCGGGGAATCAAGATTCTGCCGGCCGGCTCCGGTATCCAGCGTTTCACCCATCTCGATGCCGGGATGAAAATGCATTTCCTCGAAGAGCTCGGCACTCTGCACGGGGAATTCGACGTAGTGCTCATCGATACCGAGTCGGGGATTTCCGAAAACGTCACCTATTTCAACGCCGCCGCCCAGGACATTCTGGTGGTGACCACGCCCGATCCGACGGCCATCACCGACGCCTACACCCTGATGAAACTGCTCTCCACCCGTTATGACCAGAAGCAGTTTTACCTGGTCGTCAACTTTGCCGGCAGCAGCGAGGAGGGGCTCGAGGTGTTCCAGAAGCTGACCATGGTATCTCATCGCTACCTGGACATCTCCATCGATTTTCTGGGCTGTATCACCGCCGACAAACGGATGCCCGAAGCGCTGCGCCGGCAAAAAACAGTGGTCGAGCTTTATCCCGGGGGGAGATCGTCTCTCGCCATCGAGTCACTGGCCAACAGCCTTGATTCGGCGCCCCTGCGTCAGCAGCCCAAGGGTACCCTGCAATTTTTCTGGAAACAGTTTCTCGGGGCGGATGGCGACCTGCAAACTTCGGGAAAGTGA
- a CDS encoding FHIPEP family type III secretion protein: protein MVGKYQNQREPGFGLQRNHQKNAIELIGRQEAQNLLDNVSKGYPMRVKELMSLGTILRELQNLLREHVSIRDIRTILETLAGWAPATRDPELLIEFVRLRAGMQKFSGGRSPELLCTPTI from the coding sequence TTGGTCGGCAAGTATCAAAACCAGAGGGAGCCGGGTTTTGGTCTCCAGCGTAATCATCAAAAAAACGCTATTGAGCTGATCGGGCGACAAGAGGCCCAAAACTTGCTGGATAACGTTTCCAAGGGCTATCCGATGCGGGTCAAGGAGCTCATGTCGCTGGGAACCATCTTGCGAGAACTGCAGAATCTCTTACGCGAGCACGTCTCCATCCGGGATATCCGGACAATCCTCGAGACCCTGGCAGGCTGGGCTCCCGCCACCCGCGATCCTGAGCTGTTAATCGAGTTCGTCCGCTTGAGGGCGGGGATGCAGAAGTTCAGCGGCGGGAGGTCTCCGGAGTTGCTGTGCACGCCAACAATCTGA
- the trxB gene encoding thioredoxin-disulfide reductase: protein MPEKVYDVLIIGGGPAGLTAGLYTSRAKLDTLLVERMIMGGQVMTTTKVENYPGFPGGIDGPDLMVRFQEHCQEFGLQVEYGEVENLIDHGAEKVVVVDGREVRARCVIVTTGAEPRKLGIPGEQELTGRGVSYCATCDGAFFRGVPVAIVGGGDTAAEEALFLTRFASKVFLIHRRDQLRATKVLQDRLAANEKIEILWNTLVERVEGDASGLKAAEIKNLVSGERCPLPLEGLFVAVGVTPKAHFLADVLTLDADGYILTDAECRTSIPGVFAAGDVRKKILKQIATAVGDGAVAAIMAEKYLEDLEG from the coding sequence ATGCCCGAAAAAGTCTACGACGTCCTCATCATCGGCGGCGGCCCGGCCGGCCTGACCGCCGGCCTCTACACCTCCCGCGCCAAGCTCGACACCCTGCTGGTGGAGCGGATGATCATGGGCGGCCAGGTCATGACCACCACCAAGGTGGAGAACTACCCCGGCTTCCCCGGCGGCATCGACGGCCCCGACCTGATGGTCCGCTTCCAGGAGCATTGCCAGGAGTTCGGCCTGCAGGTGGAGTACGGTGAGGTGGAAAACCTGATCGACCACGGCGCCGAAAAGGTGGTCGTGGTCGACGGCCGCGAGGTGCGGGCTCGCTGCGTCATCGTCACCACCGGCGCCGAGCCGCGCAAGTTGGGGATTCCCGGCGAGCAGGAGCTGACCGGCCGCGGCGTCTCCTACTGCGCCACCTGCGACGGCGCCTTCTTCCGGGGCGTCCCGGTCGCCATCGTCGGCGGCGGCGACACGGCCGCCGAGGAGGCGCTCTTTCTCACCCGCTTCGCCAGCAAGGTTTTCCTCATTCACCGCCGCGACCAGCTGCGCGCCACCAAGGTGCTGCAGGACCGGCTGGCGGCCAACGAGAAGATCGAGATCCTCTGGAACACTCTCGTCGAACGGGTCGAAGGGGATGCCTCGGGACTGAAGGCGGCCGAGATCAAAAACCTGGTCAGCGGGGAGCGGTGTCCCCTGCCCCTCGAAGGGCTCTTCGTCGCCGTCGGCGTCACCCCCAAGGCGCACTTCCTGGCCGACGTGCTCACCCTGGATGCGGACGGCTACATCCTGACCGACGCCGAGTGCCGCACCTCGATACCCGGAGTCTTTGCCGCCGGCGACGTGCGCAAGAAGATTCTCAAGCAGATCGCCACCGCCGTCGGCGACGGCGCGGTGGCCGCCATCATGGCCGAGAAGTACCTGGAGGACCTGGAGGGATAA
- a CDS encoding cation diffusion facilitator family transporter, protein MTEGNHLDRSITRGFRFAIVLTAVTLVAEVAGGFWTNSLALLSDAAHVFMDLFALVLSLSAIVLANFPATDRRTYGWHRAEIFASLINGATLLVIAAGILFEAWERFFHPEAVKSKEMFIIATVGLVMNLVAASRLHSHSHDDLNVRSAFLHVIGDAIASVGVIAGGVIMLFTGWYVVDALISAGIALVIAWGSVRILREAGHILLEGVPPHVRLDELVAKLRAVAGVNDIHHLHVWSICSHITALSAHIDILPDYRLRQGEIIGEIEQMLDHDYHITHTTLQGECSRCVTGPVIQQLKHRERRSSLCTHGHGGHDHDHGPDHHHH, encoded by the coding sequence ATGACCGAAGGCAACCACCTCGACCGCAGCATCACCCGCGGCTTCCGTTTTGCCATTGTCCTGACCGCGGTGACCCTGGTGGCCGAGGTGGCGGGCGGCTTCTGGACCAACTCTCTGGCCCTGCTCTCCGACGCCGCCCACGTATTCATGGACCTCTTCGCCCTGGTCCTCTCCTTGTCGGCCATCGTTCTGGCCAACTTTCCCGCCACCGACCGGCGCACCTACGGCTGGCACCGGGCGGAGATCTTCGCCTCGCTGATCAACGGCGCCACCCTTCTGGTCATCGCCGCCGGCATCCTCTTCGAGGCCTGGGAGCGCTTCTTCCATCCCGAGGCGGTCAAGAGCAAGGAGATGTTCATCATCGCCACCGTCGGCCTGGTGATGAACCTGGTCGCCGCCAGCCGCCTGCATTCCCACTCGCACGACGACCTCAACGTGCGCAGCGCTTTTCTGCACGTGATCGGCGACGCCATCGCCTCGGTGGGTGTCATTGCCGGCGGTGTGATCATGCTCTTCACCGGCTGGTACGTCGTCGACGCCCTCATCTCCGCGGGCATCGCCCTGGTCATCGCCTGGGGATCGGTCCGCATCCTGCGCGAGGCAGGGCACATCCTGCTGGAGGGGGTTCCCCCGCATGTGAGGTTGGACGAACTGGTGGCGAAGCTGCGTGCCGTCGCCGGGGTCAACGACATCCACCACCTGCACGTCTGGTCGATCTGCTCGCACATCACGGCGCTGTCGGCGCATATCGACATCCTGCCCGACTACCGGCTGCGCCAGGGGGAGATCATCGGCGAGATCGAGCAGATGCTCGACCACGACTACCACATCACTCACACCACCCTGCAGGGGGAATGCTCGCGTTGCGTCACCGGCCCGGTCATCCAGCAGCTCAAGCATCGGGAGCGCCGCTCCAGCCTCTGCACTCACGGCCATGGCGGACATGACCACGACCATGGCCCCGACCACCATCATCATTAG